One segment of Neisseria mucosa DNA contains the following:
- the topA gene encoding type I DNA topoisomerase has product MAKNLLIVESPSKAKTLKKYLGGDFEILASYGHVRDLVPKSGAVDPDNGFAMKYQLISRNSKHVDAIVAGAKEAENIYLATDPDREGEAISWHLLEILKSKRGLKNIKPQRVVFHEITKNAVLDAVAHPREIEMDLVDAQQARRALDYLVGFNLSPLLWKKIRRGLSAGRVQSPALRLICERENEIRAFEAQEYWTVHLDSHKGRSKFTAKLAQYNGAKLEQFDLPNETAQADVLKELEGKGAVVTAIEKKKRSRNPAAPFTTSTMQQDAVRKLGFTTDRTMRTAQQLYEGIDVGRGAIGLITYMRTDSVNLADEALTEIRHYIENKIGKEYLPSSAKQYKTKSKNAQEAHEAIRPTSVYRTPESVKPFLSADQFKLYQMIWQRTVACQMTPAKFDQTTVDITVGKGVFRVTGQVQTFAGFLSVYEESSDDEEGEDSKKLPEMSEGDKLPVDKLYGEQHFTTPPPRYNEATLVKALEEYGIGRPSTYASIISTLKDREYVTLEQKRFMPTDTGDIVNKFLTEHFAQYVDYHFTAKLEDQLDEIANGKRQWIPVMDKFWKPFIKQVEEKEGIERAKFTTQELDETCPKCGEHKLQIKFGKMGRFVACAGYPECSYTRNVNETAEEAAERIAKAEAEQAELDGRECPKCGGRLVYKYSRTGSKFIGCANYPKCKHVEPLEKPKDTGVQCPQCKKGNLVERKSRYGKLFYSCSTYPDCNYATWNPPVAEECPNCHWPVLTIKTTKRWGVEKVCPQKECGWKEQVEPPAPKE; this is encoded by the coding sequence ATGGCGAAAAACCTATTAATCGTCGAATCCCCGTCCAAAGCCAAAACCTTGAAAAAATATCTGGGCGGTGATTTTGAAATCTTGGCGTCTTACGGTCATGTCCGCGACTTGGTACCCAAAAGCGGAGCAGTCGATCCCGACAACGGCTTTGCCATGAAGTACCAGCTGATCAGCCGCAACAGCAAACACGTCGATGCCATCGTCGCCGGTGCCAAAGAAGCCGAAAACATCTACCTCGCAACCGACCCGGATAGGGAAGGCGAAGCCATTTCCTGGCATCTTTTGGAAATCCTCAAATCCAAACGCGGCCTGAAAAACATCAAGCCGCAGCGTGTCGTGTTCCATGAAATCACCAAAAATGCCGTGCTTGATGCCGTCGCCCATCCGCGCGAAATCGAAATGGACTTGGTCGATGCGCAACAAGCCCGCCGCGCTTTGGACTATTTGGTCGGTTTCAACCTCTCGCCGTTGTTGTGGAAAAAGATCCGCCGCGGTTTGAGCGCAGGCCGTGTGCAAAGTCCCGCCCTGCGTTTGATTTGCGAACGCGAAAACGAAATCCGCGCGTTTGAAGCGCAGGAATATTGGACGGTACATCTCGACAGCCACAAAGGCCGCAGCAAATTCACCGCCAAACTCGCCCAATACAACGGCGCGAAACTCGAACAGTTCGACCTGCCGAACGAAACCGCGCAAGCCGACGTGTTGAAAGAACTCGAAGGCAAAGGGGCCGTCGTTACCGCCATCGAAAAGAAAAAGCGCAGCCGCAACCCCGCCGCGCCGTTCACTACATCAACCATGCAGCAGGATGCCGTGCGCAAACTCGGTTTTACCACCGACCGCACCATGCGTACCGCCCAGCAGCTTTACGAAGGTATAGACGTAGGGCGGGGTGCCATCGGTCTGATTACCTATATGCGTACCGACAGCGTGAATTTGGCTGATGAAGCGTTAACCGAAATCCGCCATTACATCGAAAACAAAATCGGCAAAGAATATCTGCCAAGCTCGGCCAAGCAGTACAAAACCAAATCCAAAAACGCCCAAGAGGCCCACGAAGCCATCCGTCCGACTTCCGTGTACCGCACGCCCGAAAGCGTCAAACCCTTCCTGAGCGCAGACCAGTTCAAACTCTATCAAATGATTTGGCAACGCACCGTCGCCTGTCAGATGACGCCCGCCAAATTCGACCAAACCACTGTCGATATTACTGTCGGCAAAGGCGTATTCCGCGTAACCGGACAAGTACAAACCTTCGCAGGCTTCCTCAGCGTTTACGAAGAAAGCAGCGACGATGAAGAAGGCGAAGACAGCAAAAAACTGCCCGAAATGAGCGAAGGCGACAAACTGCCCGTGGACAAACTCTACGGCGAACAACACTTTACCACCCCGCCGCCGCGCTACAACGAAGCCACGCTGGTTAAAGCCCTCGAAGAATACGGCATTGGCCGCCCCTCGACCTACGCCAGCATTATTTCCACGCTCAAAGACCGTGAATACGTTACCCTTGAGCAAAAACGCTTCATGCCTACCGACACGGGCGACATCGTCAACAAATTCCTGACTGAACACTTCGCCCAATACGTCGACTACCACTTCACCGCCAAACTCGAAGACCAGCTTGACGAAATTGCCAACGGCAAACGCCAATGGATCCCCGTAATGGACAAATTCTGGAAGCCGTTTATCAAGCAAGTGGAAGAAAAAGAGGGTATCGAACGCGCCAAATTTACCACGCAGGAACTAGACGAAACCTGCCCGAAATGCGGCGAACACAAGCTGCAAATCAAATTCGGCAAAATGGGCCGCTTCGTCGCCTGTGCCGGCTATCCCGAGTGCAGCTACACGCGCAACGTTAACGAAACCGCCGAAGAAGCCGCCGAGCGCATCGCCAAAGCGGAAGCAGAGCAAGCCGAACTCGACGGACGCGAATGCCCTAAATGCGGCGGTCGTTTAGTGTACAAATACAGCCGCACCGGTAGCAAATTCATCGGCTGCGCCAACTATCCGAAATGCAAACACGTCGAGCCTTTGGAAAAACCGAAAGACACCGGCGTCCAATGCCCGCAATGCAAAAAAGGCAACCTCGTCGAGCGCAAATCCCGCTACGGCAAACTGTTTTACAGTTGCAGCACCTATCCCGACTGCAACTACGCCACCTGGAACCCGCCCGTCGCCGAAGAATGCCCGAACTGCCATTGGCCGGTTTTAACTATCAAAACCACCAAACGCTGGGGCGTGGAAAAAGTCTGTCCGCAAAAAGAATGCGGCTGGAAAGAACAGGTTGAACCGCCTGCACCGAAAGAATGA
- a CDS encoding DUF494 family protein, translating to MTEVIAYLIEHFQDFDNCPPPEDLGRLLEDAGFDATEIGNTLMMMEVLFNTSEFYAEPFNSDSLRVFCREEAENLPQEVMGLMQYLVAEHAITYEQREIVIHALMHIPSDEITLDTAKVLVLLVLWMHKSELPVLIGDDLMSALTGQNVMH from the coding sequence ATGACCGAAGTCATTGCCTATTTAATCGAACACTTCCAAGATTTCGACAACTGTCCGCCTCCGGAAGATTTGGGTCGCCTGCTGGAAGATGCAGGTTTTGACGCTACGGAAATTGGCAATACATTGATGATGATGGAAGTCTTGTTCAATACGTCCGAATTTTATGCCGAGCCGTTTAACAGCGATTCCCTGCGCGTATTCTGCCGTGAAGAAGCTGAAAACCTGCCGCAGGAAGTCATGGGCTTGATGCAGTATCTGGTTGCCGAACACGCAATTACTTACGAGCAGCGCGAAATCGTCATTCACGCCCTGATGCACATTCCATCGGACGAAATCACCCTCGATACCGCCAAAGTGTTGGTATTGCTGGTGTTGTGGATGCACAAGAGTGAGTTGCCCGTCCTGATTGGCGACGACTTGATGAGTGCGTTGACCGGACAAAACGTGATGCACTAA
- the dprA gene encoding DNA-processing protein DprA, which produces MTENERFAWLQLAFTPYIGAESFLVLLQQFGSAQAALSAPADKIAALVRHKQAAESWRNADKRALAQQSAEAALQWEMQDGCRLLLLQDDDFPEMLTQGITAPPVLFLRGNAGLLHTPSAAIVGSRHATPQAMRIAKDFGRALSEKGIPVVSGMASGIDTAAHQGALQADGGTIAVWGTGIDRIYPPSNKNLAYEIAEKGLIVSEFPLDTRPFAGNFPRRNRLIAALSQLTLVVEAALESGSLITAKLAAEMGREVMAVPGSIDNPHSKGCHKLIKDGAKLVECLDDILHECPQLLQNTPVPSYSINKTVKPKNDQTKRLQPKAIADEPQRPSENPPAASSTSTLLEAMGYDPIHSDILAQQTNTAAADVYAQLLEYELDGIVAALPGGRYQRVKA; this is translated from the coding sequence ATGACGGAAAACGAGCGTTTTGCTTGGTTGCAACTGGCATTTACGCCCTATATCGGCGCAGAAAGTTTTTTGGTGCTGTTGCAGCAATTCGGTAGTGCACAAGCTGCCTTGAGTGCGCCGGCAGACAAAATTGCCGCCCTGGTACGCCATAAACAGGCGGCCGAGTCGTGGCGCAATGCGGACAAACGGGCTTTGGCGCAGCAGTCTGCCGAAGCCGCTTTACAATGGGAAATGCAGGACGGTTGCCGTTTGTTGCTGCTGCAAGATGATGATTTCCCTGAAATGCTGACGCAAGGCATTACCGCGCCGCCGGTCTTGTTTTTGCGCGGCAATGCAGGACTGCTGCACACACCTTCTGCCGCGATTGTCGGCAGCCGCCATGCCACGCCGCAGGCAATGCGGATTGCCAAAGATTTCGGCAGGGCGTTGAGTGAGAAAGGCATTCCCGTCGTATCGGGTATGGCTTCGGGTATCGATACCGCCGCCCATCAGGGCGCATTGCAGGCAGATGGCGGCACCATTGCCGTCTGGGGAACCGGTATAGACCGCATTTATCCGCCGTCCAATAAAAACCTTGCTTATGAAATCGCTGAAAAAGGATTGATTGTCAGCGAGTTTCCTTTAGACACGCGTCCGTTTGCAGGCAATTTTCCGCGCCGCAACCGTCTGATTGCCGCGTTGTCGCAGCTGACATTGGTGGTCGAAGCGGCATTGGAATCCGGTTCGCTGATTACTGCCAAGTTGGCGGCGGAGATGGGGCGCGAAGTGATGGCGGTGCCCGGTTCGATAGACAATCCACACAGCAAAGGCTGCCACAAGCTGATTAAAGACGGGGCAAAATTGGTGGAATGTTTGGACGATATTCTTCACGAATGTCCGCAGCTATTGCAAAATACGCCCGTTCCATCATATTCTATAAATAAGACGGTAAAACCCAAAAACGACCAAACCAAACGTCTGCAACCCAAAGCAATAGCGGATGAACCGCAAAGGCCGTCTGAAAACCCTCCTGCCGCCTCATCGACAAGCACTTTATTGGAAGCAATGGGTTACGACCCGATACACTCCGATATTTTGGCGCAACAAACCAATACGGCGGCGGCAGACGTGTACGCACAGCTTTTAGAATACGAACTCGACGGTATTGTTGCCGCCTTGCCGGGCGGCCGTTATCAGCGTGTCAAAGCATAA
- a CDS encoding sigma-54-dependent transcriptional regulator, protein MRSSDILIVDDEVGIRDLLSEILQDEGYTVTLAENAEEARQLRYQTRPAMVLLDIWMPDCDGITLLKEWAKNGQLNMPVVMMSGHASIDTAVEATKIGALDFLEKPIALQKLLSAVERALKHGEVQTASGMTLDKLGNSPVIQEMNGSIEAAAKHNRPLLLAGEAGSPFEIVARYLHKSGTPWVATDRVEHIVDTPLELLQKASGGILYVGDIARYSKNIQNGIAFLLEKADRYNVRVIASCGFKRGESADDVVAGRLAELLKERINIPSLRSQPDDIVFLINRIMTDLAESQKIQPVKFSDSALVVLRQYDWPGNYDQLAETVKNIMLESDGKEVDDQAVAAALGQKENATATEIIGGFNFNMPLRELREEVERRYFEYHIAQEGQNMSRVAQKVGLERTHLYRKLKQLGISVSRRSADKSEE, encoded by the coding sequence ATGCGAAGCAGTGATATTTTGATTGTAGATGATGAAGTAGGCATCCGCGACCTGCTCTCCGAAATCCTTCAAGACGAAGGCTATACCGTTACTTTGGCCGAAAATGCCGAAGAAGCGCGCCAATTGCGTTACCAAACGCGTCCAGCCATGGTATTGCTGGACATTTGGATGCCCGATTGCGACGGCATCACTTTGTTGAAAGAGTGGGCGAAAAACGGCCAACTCAATATGCCTGTGGTCATGATGAGTGGCCATGCCAGCATCGACACCGCGGTTGAAGCCACCAAAATCGGCGCGCTCGATTTTCTGGAAAAACCGATTGCCCTGCAAAAACTCTTGTCCGCAGTAGAACGCGCCTTGAAACATGGAGAAGTTCAGACGGCCTCCGGCATGACTTTGGACAAACTGGGCAACAGCCCCGTCATTCAAGAAATGAACGGCAGCATTGAAGCGGCCGCCAAACACAACCGCCCGCTGCTGTTGGCCGGTGAGGCAGGCTCGCCGTTTGAAATTGTGGCCCGCTATCTTCACAAAAGCGGTACGCCTTGGGTGGCAACCGACCGTGTCGAACACATTGTCGATACACCGTTGGAGCTGTTGCAAAAAGCATCGGGCGGTATTTTGTATGTCGGCGATATTGCCCGTTACAGCAAAAACATCCAAAACGGCATCGCTTTCTTGCTGGAGAAAGCCGACCGCTACAATGTCCGTGTGATTGCTTCATGCGGCTTTAAACGCGGTGAGAGCGCCGATGACGTCGTTGCCGGCCGACTGGCGGAGTTGTTGAAAGAGCGTATCAATATCCCTTCTTTGCGCAGCCAACCGGACGACATCGTCTTTTTAATCAACCGCATCATGACCGATTTGGCCGAAAGTCAAAAAATCCAGCCGGTAAAATTCAGCGACAGCGCGTTGGTGGTTTTGCGCCAATACGATTGGCCGGGCAATTACGACCAGCTTGCCGAAACGGTGAAAAACATCATGTTGGAATCGGACGGCAAAGAAGTGGACGACCAGGCCGTTGCCGCGGCTTTGGGTCAGAAGGAAAATGCAACGGCGACAGAAATCATCGGTGGCTTCAATTTCAATATGCCTTTGCGCGAATTGAGGGAAGAAGTCGAGCGCCGTTACTTTGAGTACCACATTGCCCAAGAAGGCCAAAATATGAGCCGTGTGGCGCAAAAGGTCGGTTTGGAGCGTACGCACCTTTACCGCAAACTCAAACAACTCGGTATCAGCGTATCGCGCCGCAGCGCCGACAAATCCGAAGAATAA
- a CDS encoding sensor histidine kinase, producing the protein MRRFLLIAAVFAVVLLYGLTVATGSSNVLSDYFWWIVALCGLLLLVLAAVLVRYVVLLMRDNSKSVFGSQIARRLSGMFTLVAVLPGVFLFGISAQFINGTINSWFGNDTHEALERSLNLSKSALNLAVDNAVSNATPVQIDLISAASLDGDLGQTLTQSAPTSEFAQLALYNATTHKVEKSINPLKLNQPTLNKEGWEQLEQTGSVRSLENIGGVLYAQGWMLIGTHKNQDYALFFRQPIPKDVAQDATLIEAARAKYAELSYTKKGLQTFFLSTLLVATLLAIFLALVMALYFARRFVAPVLSLAEGARAVAQGDFSQTRPVFRNDEFGRLTQLFNHMTEQLAIAKEADERNRLREEAARHYLECVLESLTTGVITLDADGRLKTFNKAAEQILGVSLVSLWGSNWHQWHGKSPQQTLLADVFAAINETADSDKPVQVEYAAPDDARILLGKATILPEDNDNGVVMVIDDITVLIRAQKEAAWGEVAKRLAHEIRNPLTPIQLSAERLAWKLHDKLDEQDAQILSRSTDTIVKQVAALKEMVEAFRNYARAPSLNLEKQDLNGLVSEVLVLYEAGACKFNARLSADALPIAADTTAMRQVLHNLFKNAAEAAELDEAPQVNIETGREGGQVFLTVCNNGKSFSKEMLHNAFEPYVTDKPTGTGLGLPVVKKIIEEHGGRISLSNQNSGGACVKIALPEMAETYAKQ; encoded by the coding sequence ATGCGCCGCTTTCTCCTGATTGCCGCTGTATTCGCCGTAGTTTTGTTGTACGGTCTGACTGTTGCAACGGGCAGCAGCAACGTATTGTCCGATTATTTCTGGTGGATTGTCGCCTTGTGCGGCTTGCTGTTACTGGTGTTGGCCGCAGTATTGGTGCGCTATGTCGTGCTTTTGATGCGCGACAACAGCAAAAGCGTGTTCGGCTCGCAGATTGCGCGTCGGCTGTCGGGGATGTTTACCTTAGTTGCCGTATTGCCGGGTGTGTTTTTGTTCGGTATTTCCGCCCAGTTTATTAACGGCACGATTAATTCTTGGTTTGGCAACGATACCCATGAGGCTTTGGAGCGCAGCTTAAACTTGAGCAAATCCGCGCTGAACTTGGCAGTGGACAACGCGGTCAGTAACGCCACGCCGGTGCAAATCGACTTAATCAGCGCCGCTTCGCTGGACGGCGACTTGGGGCAGACGCTGACCCAATCCGCACCTACTTCCGAATTTGCCCAGCTGGCGCTTTATAACGCGACCACCCATAAAGTCGAGAAAAGCATCAACCCCCTGAAACTGAATCAACCGACGCTCAACAAAGAAGGATGGGAGCAACTGGAGCAGACCGGCTCGGTACGCAGCTTGGAAAACATCGGCGGCGTGCTGTATGCTCAAGGCTGGATGCTGATTGGTACGCATAAAAATCAGGATTATGCATTGTTTTTCCGTCAGCCGATTCCGAAAGATGTTGCCCAAGATGCGACGTTGATCGAAGCGGCCCGCGCCAAATACGCCGAGCTGAGTTATACCAAAAAAGGCCTGCAAACCTTTTTCCTGTCCACGCTGTTGGTCGCGACATTGTTGGCCATCTTTTTGGCGCTGGTGATGGCTTTGTATTTTGCCCGCCGTTTTGTGGCGCCGGTGTTGTCGTTGGCAGAGGGCGCGCGGGCGGTGGCTCAGGGCGACTTCAGCCAGACCCGGCCGGTATTCCGCAATGACGAGTTTGGCCGTTTGACCCAATTGTTCAACCACATGACCGAGCAATTGGCGATTGCCAAAGAGGCGGACGAGCGCAACCGTTTGCGCGAAGAAGCCGCTCGCCATTATTTGGAATGCGTGTTGGAAAGTTTGACCACAGGCGTGATTACTTTGGATGCCGACGGCCGTCTGAAAACCTTTAACAAAGCCGCCGAACAGATTTTGGGCGTTTCGCTGGTGTCTTTGTGGGGCAGCAACTGGCATCAATGGCACGGCAAATCGCCGCAGCAAACCCTGTTGGCCGATGTGTTTGCCGCCATTAATGAAACCGCCGACAGCGACAAACCCGTCCAAGTCGAATACGCCGCGCCCGACGATGCCCGAATCTTGTTGGGCAAAGCCACCATCCTGCCGGAAGACAACGATAACGGCGTGGTGATGGTGATTGATGACATTACCGTCTTGATACGCGCGCAAAAAGAGGCCGCATGGGGCGAAGTGGCGAAACGTTTGGCGCACGAAATCCGCAATCCGCTTACGCCCATCCAGCTTTCCGCCGAGAGATTGGCATGGAAATTGCATGATAAACTTGACGAGCAAGACGCCCAGATCCTCAGCCGTTCAACCGATACCATCGTCAAACAGGTTGCCGCGCTGAAAGAAATGGTCGAAGCGTTCCGCAATTATGCGCGTGCGCCGTCGCTGAATTTAGAAAAACAAGATTTAAACGGTTTGGTGTCGGAAGTATTGGTATTATATGAGGCAGGCGCGTGCAAATTTAATGCACGGCTCAGCGCCGACGCCTTGCCGATTGCCGCCGATACGACGGCCATGCGCCAAGTGTTGCATAACCTATTTAAGAATGCCGCAGAAGCGGCGGAGTTGGACGAAGCGCCGCAAGTAAACATCGAAACAGGACGCGAAGGCGGACAGGTTTTCCTGACCGTATGCAACAACGGCAAAAGTTTCAGCAAAGAAATGCTGCACAATGCTTTTGAGCCGTACGTTACCGACAAACCGACAGGAACTGGGCTGGGTTTGCCCGTTGTGAAAAAAATTATCGAGGAGCATGGCGGCCGTATCAGCCTGAGCAATCAGAACAGCGGCGGCGCGTGCGTCAAAATAGCTTTACCGGAAATGGCAGAAACTTATGCGAAGCAGTGA
- a CDS encoding DUF4390 domain-containing protein, translating into MAFITRLLKSSKTLIVPLLLAVSLNAAGEGISATRAEAKLTHAGQLSVSSRFRTDLPDQLKEALKQGVPLHFNLSWQLSAPSVASYKFKFDQLLNNDSTIQYKLSFHPLTNRYRVTVGTFSTEYDTLEAALRAVGAVANWKVLSKGALSEVAAKDTKAEIRLLLTTAKLPKPFQINALTSKNWHLDSGWKSLSVVQE; encoded by the coding sequence ATGGCTTTTATTACGCGCTTATTAAAAAGCAGTAAAACGCTGATTGTACCGCTCTTGCTCGCTGTGTCGCTGAACGCGGCGGGCGAGGGCATCAGTGCGACCCGTGCCGAGGCAAAGCTGACCCATGCCGGACAGCTTTCCGTCAGCAGCCGTTTCCGCACCGACCTGCCCGATCAGCTCAAAGAAGCACTCAAACAGGGCGTCCCCCTGCATTTCAATTTAAGTTGGCAGCTGTCGGCGCCGTCCGTGGCGTCTTATAAATTCAAGTTCGACCAGCTGCTCAACAACGACAGCACGATTCAATACAAACTGTCCTTCCATCCGCTGACCAACCGCTATCGCGTTACCGTCGGTACGTTTTCTACCGAGTACGACACGCTTGAAGCCGCCTTGCGCGCAGTGGGCGCAGTCGCGAATTGGAAGGTTTTATCCAAAGGCGCGCTGAGTGAAGTGGCCGCCAAAGACACGAAGGCTGAAATCCGCCTGTTGCTGACAACCGCCAAGCTGCCCAAACCGTTCCAAATCAATGCCCTGACGTCTAAAAATTGGCATTTGGATTCGGGTTGGAAATCCTTGTCGGTCGTGCAGGAGTAA
- the rsmB gene encoding 16S rRNA (cytosine(967)-C(5))-methyltransferase RsmB encodes MSMSLAQKLAADSVAAVAEGRNLQDVLAEIRVAHPQLTAQENGALQDIAYGCQRYLGSLKHMLGQMLKKPIDNPQLESLLLAAMYQLHYTRNAPHAVVNEAVESIAKIGRGQFRSFANAILRRFLRERDKLAASCKKDDVAKHNLPLWWVAYLKNRYPKHWHNITTALQSHPPMTLRVNRRHGNAESYLEKLAAEGILARALDEYAVMLEEAVPVSRLPGFSDGLVSVQDFGAQRAAYLLNPKDGERILDACAAPGGKTGHILELADCHVTALDIDEGRLNRVKSNLDRLGFQTASLACADAQDLAAWYDGKAFDAVLADVPCTASGVARRNPDVKWLRRPTDAVKTARQQEALLDALWQTLTKNGRMLLATCSVFVEENDGQLQKFLNRHADAELIESHVLLPNKHQDGFYYALIKKQ; translated from the coding sequence ATGAGTATGTCCCTCGCCCAAAAACTGGCCGCCGACAGCGTTGCCGCGGTTGCCGAAGGGCGCAATCTTCAGGATGTTTTGGCGGAAATCCGCGTGGCGCATCCGCAGTTGACGGCGCAGGAAAACGGCGCCTTGCAGGATATTGCCTACGGTTGCCAACGTTATTTGGGCAGTTTGAAACACATGCTTGGTCAAATGCTGAAGAAGCCGATTGACAATCCGCAGCTTGAAAGCCTGCTTTTGGCGGCGATGTACCAACTGCATTACACGCGCAACGCGCCTCATGCCGTGGTCAATGAAGCGGTGGAAAGCATTGCCAAAATCGGCCGCGGTCAGTTCCGCTCGTTTGCCAACGCGATTTTGCGCCGCTTTTTGCGTGAACGCGACAAGCTCGCGGCCTCCTGTAAAAAAGACGATGTGGCGAAACATAATTTGCCGCTGTGGTGGGTGGCTTACTTGAAAAACCGTTATCCGAAACATTGGCACAACATTACCACCGCGCTGCAATCGCATCCGCCGATGACTTTGCGCGTCAACCGCCGACACGGTAATGCCGAAAGCTATTTGGAAAAGCTGGCTGCGGAAGGTATTTTGGCCAGGGCGTTGGACGAATACGCCGTGATGTTGGAAGAAGCCGTGCCGGTAAGCCGCCTGCCCGGTTTTTCAGACGGCTTGGTGTCTGTACAGGATTTTGGTGCGCAACGTGCTGCCTATTTGTTGAACCCGAAAGACGGCGAACGCATCCTCGATGCCTGTGCGGCGCCGGGCGGTAAGACAGGCCATATCTTGGAACTGGCAGATTGTCATGTTACTGCTTTGGATATAGACGAAGGCCGTCTGAACAGGGTGAAGAGTAATCTTGACCGTTTAGGCTTTCAGACGGCCTCTTTGGCTTGTGCCGATGCGCAGGACTTGGCGGCATGGTATGATGGTAAGGCCTTTGACGCTGTTTTGGCCGATGTGCCGTGTACCGCTTCGGGCGTGGCGCGGCGCAATCCCGACGTCAAATGGCTGCGCCGACCGACCGATGCCGTCAAAACCGCACGCCAACAGGAAGCATTATTAGACGCGCTGTGGCAGACCCTGACGAAAAACGGCAGGATGTTGCTGGCTACCTGCTCGGTCTTTGTCGAAGAAAACGACGGTCAATTGCAAAAATTCCTTAACCGCCATGCCGATGCCGAGTTGATCGAATCGCATGTGCTTTTACCGAACAAACATCAAGATGGCTTTTATTACGCGCTTATTAAAAAGCAGTAA
- a CDS encoding O-acetyl-ADP-ribose deacetylase — protein sequence MAVFEVVEGDITRLAVDAIVNAANSSLLGGGGVDGAIHRAAGKELLDECRTLGGCRTGEAKITQGYRLPARFVIHTVGPVWFGGKQNEEAKLAQSYANSLLLAQKHDLHSIAFPCISTGVYRFPAEAAARIALESLKQTLPQCPAVEKIIFCCFSKTDAEYYRVLLAAEQAV from the coding sequence ATGGCTGTTTTTGAAGTGGTCGAGGGCGATATTACCCGATTGGCAGTCGATGCGATTGTCAATGCCGCCAATTCATCGCTGTTGGGCGGTGGCGGCGTAGACGGTGCAATACACCGTGCCGCGGGCAAAGAGCTGCTGGACGAGTGCCGCACTTTGGGCGGTTGCCGCACGGGCGAAGCCAAAATTACCCAAGGCTACCGTTTGCCTGCACGCTTTGTCATCCACACGGTCGGGCCGGTATGGTTTGGCGGAAAACAAAATGAAGAGGCTAAATTGGCACAATCCTATGCCAATTCTTTGCTGCTTGCCCAGAAACACGATCTTCACAGCATTGCCTTTCCGTGCATCAGCACCGGTGTGTACCGCTTCCCGGCCGAAGCCGCCGCACGTATCGCTTTGGAGAGTTTGAAGCAAACCCTGCCGCAATGTCCGGCAGTGGAAAAAATCATCTTTTGCTGTTTTTCCAAAACAGATGCCGAATATTATCGGGTATTGCTGGCTGCCGAACAGGCCGTCTGA
- the fmt gene encoding methionyl-tRNA formyltransferase — translation MKVIFAGTPDFAAAALKAIAAAGFEIPLVLTQPDRPKGRGMQLTASPVKQAALELGLTVAQPEKLRNNAEALQMLKDTGADVMVVAAYGLILPQEVLDAPKHGCLNIHASLLPRWRGAAPIQRAIESGDAETGVCIMQMDIGLDTGAVVSERRYAIQPTDTANEVHDALMGLGAEAIVADLQRLQAEGRLNAVKQPEEGVTYAQKLSKEEARIDWNQSADIIERKIRAFNPVPAAWVEYQGKPMKIWRAEVVAKQGKAGEVLSCTSDGLLVACGKNALNITELQPSGSKRMSIQAFAAGRTIEVGTVL, via the coding sequence ATGAAAGTCATCTTTGCCGGTACGCCCGATTTTGCCGCCGCCGCCTTGAAAGCCATCGCCGCCGCAGGTTTTGAAATTCCGCTGGTGTTGACCCAGCCCGACCGCCCCAAAGGCCGCGGCATGCAGTTGACCGCATCGCCGGTCAAACAGGCTGCCTTGGAATTGGGTTTGACCGTGGCGCAGCCGGAAAAGTTGCGCAATAACGCCGAAGCCCTGCAAATGCTCAAAGATACGGGCGCGGATGTGATGGTGGTGGCCGCGTATGGCTTGATTTTGCCGCAGGAAGTGTTGGATGCGCCCAAACACGGCTGCCTCAATATCCACGCCTCGCTGTTGCCCCGTTGGCGCGGTGCGGCGCCGATTCAACGTGCGATTGAATCCGGTGATGCCGAAACCGGCGTGTGCATCATGCAGATGGACATCGGCTTGGACACCGGCGCTGTGGTCAGCGAACGCCGCTACGCCATCCAGCCTACGGATACCGCCAACGAAGTGCATGACGCGTTGATGGGTTTGGGTGCGGAAGCGATTGTTGCCGACTTGCAACGTCTGCAGGCGGAAGGCCGTCTGAACGCGGTCAAACAGCCTGAAGAAGGTGTTACCTATGCCCAAAAATTAAGCAAAGAAGAAGCGCGTATCGATTGGAATCAAAGCGCAGACATTATCGAACGCAAAATCCGCGCCTTTAACCCCGTCCCTGCCGCGTGGGTCGAGTATCAAGGCAAACCGATGAAAATCTGGCGCGCCGAAGTGGTGGCCAAACAGGGTAAGGCAGGCGAGGTGTTGTCTTGCACTTCAGACGGCCTGCTGGTGGCGTGCGGTAAAAACGCGCTGAACATTACCGAATTGCAGCCTTCCGGCAGCAAACGCATGAGCATACAGGCATTTGCGGCAGGTCGGACGATTGAAGTCGGAACGGTTTTGTAA